The following proteins come from a genomic window of Limnohabitans sp. 103DPR2:
- a CDS encoding prolyl oligopeptidase family serine peptidase — protein sequence MNSALNDPYLWLEEVQGDKALAWVRERNAVSTSLLQAQPLFADNKAKVLAILNNRDQIPGVTRRGNHLYNFWRDDKNPRGLWRRTSLEEYRKPQPLWDVLLDLDALGKTENENWVWAGADCLAPDYNRCLISLSRGGADAKVTREFDVSRREFVKDGFVLPEAKSQLDWVDIDTLLVGTDFGPGSMTKSGYARVIKQWKRGTPLSSSVIIFEGQESDVSAFASVDMTPGFERTIVGRSTDFYNTEISLWVNGRLVKIDKPSDASLSWHREWAFLLLKRDMQVDNRTYKNGSLLAIKFDELMDGKRSYHLLFEPTGTRSLSREGFSTTRDHVLLNILDNVAGRIEELQFKEGRWQRRDVKVPLTGTLSARGMHDPFVKDDPLANHYLMSYLDFLTPASLYLGNAGSDERELLKSNPVFFDSQGMRTEQRFATSKDGIQVPYFVVYPKNYKTDGANPTVLYGYGGYQISMAPFYSGGWGTTWYQRGGVFVVANIRGGGEFGPAWHQSAIKQNKQKSYDDFAAVAEDLIKASITQPKHLGIMGGSNGGLLVGAVMVQRPELFGAVVCSVPLLDMQRYHKLLAGNSWMAEYGDPDKPEEWAYISKYSPYQNVKQGVKYPKVLFATSTRDDRVHPGHARKMAARMIEQGHEVLYFENIEGGHGGAADNAQRANLVALENTFLWQALGGK from the coding sequence GTGAATTCAGCTTTAAATGATCCTTATCTTTGGCTAGAAGAAGTGCAGGGCGACAAAGCTTTGGCTTGGGTCCGCGAACGCAATGCGGTTTCTACATCGCTGCTTCAAGCGCAGCCCTTGTTTGCAGACAATAAGGCCAAAGTTTTAGCGATTCTCAATAACCGCGATCAAATTCCGGGTGTCACCCGCAGGGGAAATCACCTCTACAACTTCTGGCGAGACGACAAGAATCCAAGAGGGCTGTGGCGCCGCACCAGCTTGGAAGAATACCGAAAGCCTCAGCCGCTGTGGGATGTACTACTGGATCTCGATGCACTTGGTAAAACAGAAAACGAAAACTGGGTTTGGGCGGGCGCAGATTGCTTGGCGCCAGATTACAACCGGTGTCTGATTTCTTTGTCGCGCGGTGGTGCGGATGCCAAAGTGACGCGCGAGTTTGATGTTTCAAGGCGTGAATTTGTCAAGGATGGCTTTGTTTTACCTGAGGCAAAGTCGCAATTGGATTGGGTGGACATTGACACGTTGTTGGTGGGTACAGATTTCGGCCCTGGCAGCATGACAAAGAGTGGTTATGCGCGGGTCATCAAGCAATGGAAGCGGGGTACGCCTCTGTCCTCCTCTGTCATTATCTTTGAAGGGCAAGAAAGTGATGTGTCTGCTTTTGCTAGCGTAGACATGACACCTGGCTTCGAGCGAACCATCGTGGGTCGGTCCACAGATTTTTACAATACCGAAATCAGTTTGTGGGTCAATGGCCGCTTGGTCAAAATTGACAAACCAAGCGATGCGTCATTGTCTTGGCACCGTGAGTGGGCTTTCCTGCTTCTCAAACGTGACATGCAAGTTGACAATCGCACTTACAAAAATGGCAGTTTGTTGGCCATTAAATTTGATGAATTGATGGATGGCAAGCGCAGCTACCATCTGCTTTTTGAACCCACAGGCACACGTTCTTTGTCACGTGAAGGTTTCAGCACCACACGCGATCACGTGTTGCTGAATATTTTGGACAATGTGGCCGGACGAATTGAAGAGCTTCAATTCAAAGAGGGTCGATGGCAGCGGCGCGATGTGAAAGTGCCCTTAACAGGCACGCTCAGTGCCAGGGGCATGCACGATCCCTTTGTGAAAGATGATCCCCTGGCCAATCATTACCTGATGTCGTACCTCGACTTCTTAACCCCAGCCAGTTTGTATCTGGGTAATGCTGGCAGTGATGAGCGAGAGTTGTTGAAAAGCAATCCAGTGTTTTTTGATTCACAAGGCATGCGCACCGAGCAGCGCTTTGCAACTTCAAAGGACGGTATCCAAGTGCCGTACTTTGTGGTCTACCCCAAGAACTACAAAACAGATGGCGCCAACCCCACCGTGTTGTACGGCTATGGCGGTTATCAAATTTCCATGGCGCCGTTTTACAGTGGCGGCTGGGGCACCACGTGGTATCAGCGCGGTGGCGTTTTCGTGGTGGCCAACATCCGTGGTGGTGGCGAGTTTGGCCCTGCATGGCATCAAAGTGCCATCAAGCAGAACAAGCAAAAAAGTTACGATGACTTTGCTGCAGTGGCAGAGGATTTGATCAAGGCGAGCATTACCCAGCCGAAGCATTTAGGCATCATGGGTGGCAGTAATGGCGGCCTTTTGGTAGGTGCGGTGATGGTGCAGCGGCCCGAGTTGTTTGGCGCTGTGGTGTGCAGCGTGCCTTTGTTAGACATGCAGCGTTATCACAAACTGCTGGCAGGTAACAGTTGGATGGCGGAGTATGGAGACCCGGACAAGCCTGAGGAATGGGCCTACATCAGCAAATACAGTCCTTATCAGAATGTGAAGCAGGGTGTGAAGTATCCCAAGGTGCTCTTTGCAACTTCCACGCGAGATGATCGGGTGCACCCAGGGCACGCGCGCAAGATGGCTGCTCGCATGATCGAGCAAGGTCATGAAGTGCTGTATTTCGAGAACATCGAGGGTGGTCATGGCGGGGCTGCTGATAACGCGCAGCGGGCTAATTTGGTGGCGCTAGAAAATACCTTTTTGTGGCAAGCCTTAGGCGGAAAATAA
- a CDS encoding D-alanyl-D-alanine carboxypeptidase family protein, translated as MKTYTSSKISIACAITLASLFVTPISFAAKQHAAKHAATKKAEASKKSEASASAVPPLAAQDSLAPNAPAIAAKAWLLMDFDSGELLASANVDEPLPPASLTKMMTSYIVEQALRSGKLKPTDLVSVSQNAWCRGTNTESCMYLPLNSQATVIDILRGIIVQSGNDASKAIAEHMAGSEEGFAKLMNAEAQKLGMTKTNFVNPTGLPDPAHKSSARDLAILARAIIRNSADYYAIYAEREFKYNGIKQGNRNALLYTDPTVDGLKTGHTQEAGYCLVTSSVRNGMRLITVVLNAGSAKSRADETRTLLGWGFSSFEKITPIQPNAVVSSVKVSFGKADTVPAVLGAPWLVTVPRGQQIQTAVEVKAGLEAPLTKGAVVGKVIATSNGKTVSEALLVAQADVERSGLLLRGWQHVTKLFGK; from the coding sequence ATGAAAACCTACACATCTTCCAAAATTTCCATCGCTTGTGCCATCACATTGGCATCTTTGTTCGTCACGCCCATCTCTTTCGCAGCCAAACAGCATGCTGCAAAACATGCGGCCACCAAAAAAGCCGAAGCTTCCAAAAAATCAGAGGCGTCTGCTAGCGCCGTACCCCCTTTGGCAGCTCAGGATTCATTGGCGCCCAATGCGCCTGCTATTGCCGCCAAAGCTTGGCTCTTGATGGATTTTGATTCCGGCGAGTTGTTGGCTTCGGCCAATGTAGACGAGCCCCTTCCACCCGCATCGCTCACCAAGATGATGACCAGTTACATCGTCGAGCAAGCATTGCGATCCGGCAAATTAAAGCCAACTGATTTGGTCTCGGTCAGTCAGAACGCTTGGTGCCGCGGCACCAACACCGAGTCGTGCATGTATTTGCCGTTGAACAGCCAGGCAACGGTGATCGATATCTTGCGCGGCATCATTGTTCAATCGGGCAATGACGCATCCAAGGCAATTGCAGAACATATGGCAGGCTCTGAAGAAGGCTTCGCCAAGTTGATGAATGCTGAAGCTCAGAAGCTGGGAATGACCAAGACAAACTTTGTGAACCCCACAGGTTTGCCTGATCCTGCGCACAAATCTTCTGCGCGCGATTTGGCCATTTTGGCGCGCGCCATCATTCGCAACAGTGCAGACTATTACGCTATTTATGCTGAGCGTGAATTCAAGTACAACGGCATTAAGCAAGGCAATCGCAATGCACTGCTTTACACCGATCCCACTGTGGATGGTTTGAAGACGGGCCACACACAAGAGGCTGGCTATTGCTTGGTGACTTCTTCGGTACGCAATGGCATGCGTTTGATCACTGTGGTGTTGAATGCGGGCAGTGCAAAGTCGCGTGCTGATGAGACCCGAACTTTGTTGGGTTGGGGTTTCAGCAGTTTTGAGAAAATCACGCCCATTCAACCCAATGCGGTGGTGAGTTCAGTCAAGGTCAGTTTTGGCAAAGCCGATACAGTGCCCGCAGTTCTTGGCGCACCGTGGTTGGTGACGGTGCCACGTGGTCAACAAATTCAGACTGCTGTTGAAGTCAAGGCAGGGCTTGAGGCGCCTTTGACCAAAGGTGCTGTGGTGGGCAAGGTGATTGCGACTTCAAATGGAAAGACGGTGAGTGAAGCGTTGTTGGTGGCGCAAGCCGATGTGGAGAGGTCTGGATTGTTGCTGCGTGGGTGGCAGCATGTGACCAAGTTGTTTGGGAAGTGA
- a CDS encoding aspartate kinase has protein sequence MALIVHKYGGTSMGSTERIRNVAKRVAKWARAGHQMVVVPSAMSGETNRLLGLAKELAPAKTNTSYDRELDMLAATGEQASSALLAIALQSEGMESVSYAGWQVPIKTNSAYTKARIESIDDVRVRKDLAAGRVVIVTGFQGVDPDGNITTLGRGGSDTSAVAVAAAMKADECLIYTDVDGVYTTDPRVVPEARRLTTVSFEEMLEMASLGSKVLQIRSVEFAGKYKVPMRVLSSFTPWDIDINEEAKSGTLITFEEDEKMEQAVVSGIAFNRDEAKISVLGVPDKPGIAYQILGAVADANIEVDVIIQNLSKDGKTDFSFTVHRNDFARTMDLLKEKVVPALGATEVSGDAKICKVSIVGIGMRSHVGIASKMFRSLSEEGINIQMISTSEIKTSVVIDEKYMELAVRALHKAFDLDQA, from the coding sequence ATGGCACTGATCGTTCACAAATACGGCGGCACTTCCATGGGCTCTACAGAGCGCATTCGAAATGTGGCCAAACGCGTCGCCAAATGGGCAAGGGCTGGCCACCAAATGGTGGTGGTGCCCAGCGCCATGAGCGGCGAAACCAATCGCTTGTTGGGCTTGGCCAAAGAATTGGCGCCTGCCAAAACAAACACGTCTTACGACCGCGAACTCGACATGTTGGCGGCCACGGGCGAGCAAGCTTCATCTGCTTTGTTGGCCATTGCTTTGCAATCGGAAGGCATGGAATCGGTCAGCTATGCCGGCTGGCAAGTGCCTATCAAAACCAACAGCGCATATACCAAAGCCCGTATCGAATCCATTGACGACGTTCGCGTGCGCAAAGATTTGGCCGCTGGCCGAGTGGTCATCGTGACCGGCTTCCAAGGCGTGGACCCTGATGGCAACATCACCACCCTGGGTCGCGGCGGTTCTGACACTTCTGCGGTGGCAGTGGCTGCAGCCATGAAAGCCGACGAGTGCTTGATCTACACCGACGTGGATGGTGTGTACACCACCGATCCCCGTGTAGTGCCTGAGGCCCGTCGCCTCACCACAGTGAGCTTTGAAGAGATGCTGGAAATGGCGTCGCTTGGCTCCAAGGTTTTGCAAATTCGCTCAGTTGAATTTGCCGGTAAATACAAAGTGCCTATGCGTGTGTTGTCTAGCTTCACACCTTGGGACATCGACATCAATGAAGAAGCCAAATCTGGCACGCTGATCACTTTTGAGGAAGACGAAAAAATGGAACAAGCCGTAGTCTCCGGCATTGCCTTTAACCGCGATGAAGCCAAAATTTCTGTGTTGGGCGTGCCTGACAAGCCAGGCATTGCATATCAAATTTTGGGTGCAGTGGCCGATGCCAACATTGAAGTTGACGTGATCATCCAAAACCTGAGCAAAGACGGCAAAACCGATTTCAGCTTCACCGTGCACCGCAATGACTTTGCTCGCACCATGGACTTGCTGAAAGAAAAAGTGGTGCCTGCTTTGGGCGCCACCGAAGTTAGCGGCGATGCCAAGATTTGCAAAGTGTCCATCGTGGGCATTGGCATGCGCAGCCACGTGGGCATTGCCAGCAAGATGTTCCGTTCTTTGAGCGAAGAGGGCATCAACATTCAGATGATTTCCACATCAGAAATTAAAACTTCTGTGGTGATCGACGAGAAATACATGGAATTGGCCGTTCGCGCATTGCACAAGGCTTTTGACCTCGACCAAGCCTGA
- the tilS gene encoding tRNA lysidine(34) synthetase TilS, translating into MAVSPTPKSANNSAGGAGLLPLSFQPSLPIAVAFSGGADSTALLLACVQKWPGQVRAVHIHHGLQEAADQFAKHCQQLCDQWQVPLVQCKVNAQHVPGQSPEDAARKARYAALSEAVHSHPDLKGVKDVALAQHADDQVETLLLALSRGAGLPGLASMPAQWARGGLKWHRPLLKVPGAKLRAYLVDAQVAWVEDPTNQDQQFTRNRIRAQLLPALDRAFPQFRDTFARSAAHAAEAQEILDEVAEADLQRVLVGGFPGIKALQSLSSARQSLVLRHWLKAAHQTTPSTVQLSELLSQISACTTRGHQLHLKVGRGFVRRDQGVLVWSAEG; encoded by the coding sequence ATGGCCGTTTCACCGACACCAAAGTCAGCAAATAATTCTGCAGGCGGCGCAGGTTTGTTGCCGCTCAGTTTTCAGCCTTCCTTGCCAATCGCCGTTGCGTTCAGCGGCGGTGCCGATTCAACCGCCTTGCTTTTGGCTTGTGTCCAAAAATGGCCAGGGCAGGTGAGGGCTGTTCACATTCACCATGGCCTGCAAGAGGCTGCTGACCAATTTGCAAAGCATTGCCAACAATTGTGCGACCAATGGCAAGTGCCCTTGGTTCAATGCAAGGTCAACGCCCAACATGTGCCAGGGCAGAGCCCGGAGGATGCGGCGCGCAAAGCGCGTTATGCGGCCCTTAGCGAGGCAGTGCATTCGCATCCAGATTTGAAGGGCGTGAAAGACGTGGCGCTGGCGCAGCATGCCGATGACCAGGTGGAGACCTTGTTGCTGGCGCTGTCGCGTGGCGCAGGCTTGCCCGGTTTGGCCAGCATGCCTGCGCAGTGGGCGCGTGGCGGTTTGAAGTGGCATCGCCCTTTGTTGAAGGTGCCAGGTGCGAAGTTGCGTGCGTACCTTGTTGATGCGCAAGTGGCATGGGTCGAAGACCCCACCAACCAAGACCAACAGTTCACCCGCAACCGCATTCGTGCGCAACTTCTGCCGGCACTGGACCGTGCTTTCCCTCAATTTCGTGACACCTTCGCGCGAAGTGCTGCCCATGCTGCCGAGGCGCAAGAAATTTTGGATGAGGTGGCTGAGGCTGACTTGCAAAGGGTGTTGGTGGGCGGTTTTCCCGGAATCAAGGCTTTGCAGTCCCTCAGTTCGGCCAGGCAGTCCTTGGTGCTGCGGCATTGGCTGAAAGCGGCGCATCAAACCACGCCCAGTACTGTGCAGTTGTCCGAGTTGCTGTCTCAAATTTCGGCTTGCACCACGCGCGGGCACCAATTGCATTTGAAGGTGGGGCGGGGCTTTGTACGGCGTGATCAGGGTGTTTTGGTGTGGTCGGCTGAGGGGTAG
- a CDS encoding acetyl-CoA carboxylase carboxyltransferase subunit alpha, whose product MAKRTFLDFEQPVAELEGKIEELRYVQSESAVDISEEIDQLSKKSHQLTKDIYSDLTPWQITKIARHPERPYTMDYIREIFTDFVEMHGDRHFADDLSIVGGLARFNGSPCMVIGHQKGRDTKERTLRNFGMSKPEGYRKALRLMKTAEKFKLPVFTFVDTPGAYPGIDAEERSQSEAIGRNIFEMAQLEVPIITTIIGEGGSGGALAISVADTVLMLQYAVYSVISPEGCASILWKTSEKAEEAAEALGITAHRLKALNLVDKIVNEPVGGAHRDHAQMAAFLKRALGDAWRQVTDLKPKELVERRYERLQSYGRFTDTKVSK is encoded by the coding sequence TTGGCCAAACGCACATTCCTAGACTTTGAGCAGCCCGTGGCTGAACTTGAAGGAAAAATTGAAGAACTGCGCTACGTGCAAAGCGAATCAGCCGTCGATATTTCGGAAGAAATTGACCAGCTCAGCAAAAAGAGCCACCAGCTGACCAAAGACATCTATTCGGACCTGACGCCTTGGCAAATTACCAAAATTGCCCGTCATCCGGAGCGTCCTTACACCATGGATTACATCCGTGAAATTTTCACAGACTTCGTGGAAATGCATGGCGACCGTCACTTTGCCGACGACTTGTCGATTGTGGGCGGCTTGGCCCGCTTCAATGGTTCGCCTTGCATGGTCATCGGCCATCAAAAAGGCCGCGACACCAAAGAACGCACCCTGCGCAACTTTGGCATGAGCAAGCCTGAGGGTTACCGCAAAGCTTTGCGCCTCATGAAGACGGCCGAGAAATTCAAATTGCCAGTGTTTACTTTTGTGGACACACCAGGTGCCTATCCCGGCATTGATGCCGAAGAGCGCAGCCAGTCTGAAGCCATTGGCCGCAACATTTTTGAAATGGCCCAACTCGAGGTGCCCATCATCACCACCATCATTGGTGAAGGCGGCTCTGGCGGTGCTTTGGCCATTTCCGTGGCCGATACGGTGCTCATGTTGCAGTACGCGGTTTACTCCGTGATCAGCCCTGAAGGCTGTGCTTCCATTTTGTGGAAAACATCTGAAAAAGCTGAGGAAGCTGCAGAAGCTTTGGGCATCACCGCCCATCGTTTGAAGGCGCTCAATTTGGTCGACAAAATTGTGAACGAACCCGTGGGCGGTGCCCACCGCGATCATGCCCAAATGGCTGCTTTCCTCAAGCGTGCCTTGGGCGATGCATGGCGCCAAGTGACCGATTTGAAACCCAAAGAATTGGTCGAGCGCCGCTACGAGCGTTTGCAAAGCTATGGCCGTTTCACCGACACCAAAGTCAGCAAATAA
- a CDS encoding DNA-3-methyladenine glycosylase family protein, whose translation MGSVSMTKADEVMTPAYWAAACAHLSKKDRVMKRLIPQFGDACLVSRGDAFVTLARSIVGQQISVKAAQSVWNKFAALSKKITPAGVLKLKVDDMRAAGLSARKVEYLVDLALHFHGKTVHVKEWQSMDDEAIIAELVAIRGIGRWTAEMFLIFHLMRPNVLPLDDVGLINGISKNYFSGEPVSRSDAREVAQAWQPYSTVATWYIWRSLDPLPVEY comes from the coding sequence ATGGGAAGCGTCTCAATGACCAAAGCCGACGAGGTGATGACGCCAGCCTATTGGGCTGCTGCTTGCGCACATCTGTCTAAAAAAGACAGGGTGATGAAGCGTCTGATTCCTCAGTTTGGCGATGCGTGTTTGGTCTCACGCGGCGATGCGTTTGTCACGCTGGCACGTAGCATTGTGGGACAGCAAATATCTGTCAAGGCTGCGCAATCGGTTTGGAATAAATTCGCCGCTTTGAGTAAAAAAATCACACCAGCGGGTGTGCTGAAGCTTAAAGTGGACGACATGCGCGCGGCAGGTTTGTCGGCTCGCAAAGTAGAGTACCTGGTCGACTTGGCCTTGCACTTTCACGGCAAAACCGTGCACGTCAAAGAATGGCAAAGCATGGACGATGAGGCCATCATTGCCGAATTGGTGGCCATTCGCGGCATTGGCCGCTGGACGGCCGAGATGTTTTTGATCTTCCACCTCATGCGGCCCAACGTTTTGCCGCTAGACGATGTGGGCTTGATCAATGGCATCAGCAAGAACTATTTTTCAGGCGAACCGGTCAGCCGCAGCGATGCGCGTGAAGTGGCCCAAGCCTGGCAACCCTACAGTACCGTTGCAACTTGGTATATTTGGCGGTCGCTTGACCCCTTACCGGTTGAGTATTGA
- the cysS gene encoding cysteine--tRNA ligase, with amino-acid sequence MSLRIYNTLSRAVADFSPLEPGHVRMYVCGITVYDMCHVGHARSNVAFDVVQRWLKASGYKVTHIRNITDIDDKIIKRAVENGETIRALTDRMIDAMHADFDALGIARPTAEPRATEFVPQMLSMIGTLEEKGLAYRTPQGDVNYAVRKFPGYGKLSGKSLDELHAGERVAVLDGKDDPLDFVLWKGAKATEPSEVKWDSAFGSGRPGWHIECSAMACQMLGNSFDIHGGGADLQFPHHENEIAQSEGATGEPFAKFWMHNGFINVDNEKMSKSLGNFFTIRDVLKAFDAETVRFFLVRSHYRTPLNYSDVHLNDARGGLKRLYTALQAAIPAEVQIDWTNPYAARFKAAMDEDFGTPEAVAVLFDLAGEVNRNKSAEQAGLLKALGGILGLLQSDPVAYLQSGAGLDEAAIQVHIQARADAKAAKNFAEADRIRKLLLEQGIVLKDSATGTTWEASQ; translated from the coding sequence ATGAGCTTGCGCATTTACAACACGCTCTCCCGCGCCGTCGCCGATTTTTCGCCTCTTGAGCCTGGCCACGTTCGCATGTACGTTTGCGGTATCACCGTTTACGACATGTGCCACGTCGGTCATGCGCGCTCCAATGTGGCCTTTGATGTGGTTCAGCGCTGGCTCAAAGCCAGTGGCTACAAAGTCACGCACATCCGCAACATCACCGACATTGACGACAAGATCATCAAGCGTGCGGTTGAAAACGGCGAAACCATTCGCGCCCTCACAGACCGCATGATCGATGCCATGCATGCCGACTTTGATGCTTTGGGCATTGCGCGTCCCACTGCCGAACCCCGTGCCACAGAGTTTGTGCCCCAAATGCTCAGCATGATTGGGACCTTGGAAGAAAAAGGCTTGGCCTACCGCACGCCCCAAGGTGACGTGAACTATGCCGTTCGCAAGTTTCCAGGCTACGGCAAGTTGTCTGGCAAGTCCTTGGACGAATTGCATGCCGGCGAACGTGTTGCAGTGTTGGATGGCAAAGACGACCCCTTGGACTTTGTGTTGTGGAAGGGTGCCAAAGCCACAGAGCCTTCTGAAGTGAAATGGGACAGTGCGTTTGGCTCGGGCCGACCCGGTTGGCACATTGAGTGCTCGGCCATGGCCTGCCAAATGTTGGGCAACAGCTTTGACATCCATGGCGGCGGCGCTGACCTTCAGTTTCCGCACCACGAAAACGAAATTGCCCAAAGCGAAGGCGCCACAGGCGAGCCATTTGCGAAGTTTTGGATGCACAACGGCTTCATCAATGTGGACAACGAGAAGATGTCCAAGAGCTTGGGCAATTTTTTCACCATTCGCGATGTGCTCAAGGCCTTCGATGCTGAGACAGTGCGTTTCTTCTTGGTTCGCAGTCACTACCGCACACCCTTGAATTATTCCGACGTGCATTTGAACGATGCGCGTGGTGGATTGAAGCGCCTGTACACCGCTTTGCAAGCGGCCATTCCTGCCGAGGTTCAAATCGATTGGACCAATCCTTATGCCGCACGCTTTAAAGCCGCCATGGACGAAGACTTTGGCACGCCAGAAGCTGTGGCTGTGTTGTTCGATTTGGCGGGTGAAGTCAATCGCAACAAATCTGCCGAACAGGCTGGTTTGTTGAAAGCCTTGGGCGGTATCTTGGGCTTGCTGCAATCCGATCCGGTGGCCTATTTGCAATCTGGCGCAGGGCTGGACGAGGCCGCCATTCAGGTACACATTCAAGCCAGGGCCGATGCCAAGGCGGCCAAGAACTTTGCCGAAGCCGATCGCATTCGCAAACTGTTGCTAGAGCAGGGCATTGTGCTCAAAGACTCTGCCACAGGAACCACATGGGAAGCGTCTCAATGA
- a CDS encoding tetratricopeptide repeat protein has product MSWADATAELEELIQNKQWAQAQQRLQSAAQQNPKTAASPQWRILNSQVLAGQGKRQEAIDVLQALIQEFPELPEPYNNLGVLLAAQGQLEEAVAALQTAVQARPNYKVALQNLGDLYTALAQQAYGQAKNASNGNGLLPLPKPAAHTTTSTNTRTLR; this is encoded by the coding sequence TTGTCGTGGGCTGACGCCACAGCCGAGTTGGAAGAACTGATCCAAAACAAACAGTGGGCCCAAGCCCAGCAGCGCCTGCAGTCCGCTGCGCAGCAAAACCCCAAAACAGCCGCATCTCCCCAATGGCGCATTCTGAACAGCCAAGTCCTGGCTGGGCAAGGCAAGCGCCAAGAAGCGATCGATGTGCTTCAAGCCCTGATTCAAGAGTTCCCCGAGCTGCCCGAGCCTTACAACAACTTAGGCGTTTTGCTGGCAGCCCAAGGCCAATTGGAGGAAGCCGTCGCGGCCTTGCAGACGGCTGTTCAAGCCCGTCCCAATTACAAAGTAGCGCTTCAGAACCTAGGCGACTTGTACACCGCCCTGGCCCAGCAAGCCTACGGTCAAGCCAAAAATGCCAGCAATGGCAATGGGCTGCTCCCTTTGCCCAAGCCCGCGGCACACACCACCACCTCAACCAACACACGCACTTTGCGGTAA
- a CDS encoding peptidylprolyl isomerase encodes MNFSHLRRQSLQLASTLAMILALVTPLLGHAQEAPKLKIATNLGDIMVEVYPDKAPKTVANFLQYVKDKHYDGTIFHRVIPNFMIQGGGYDAQYKERNTRAPVQHEGRQAFVAGLKNQTGYLAMARTNDPHSATAQFFINTVDNAFLDPTPIPDGDPVKRFEYRGQVYENVPRENLLNALQLFGYTVFGKVTSGMDVVNKIRTTPTGMGGPFRTDVPKSPVTILSITLVQ; translated from the coding sequence ATGAACTTCAGTCATTTGCGTCGTCAAAGTTTGCAACTGGCCAGCACCCTGGCCATGATATTGGCGCTGGTCACACCGCTCCTCGGCCATGCCCAAGAAGCCCCTAAGCTCAAAATTGCCACCAACTTGGGCGACATCATGGTGGAGGTTTACCCCGACAAAGCGCCCAAAACAGTGGCCAACTTTCTGCAGTACGTGAAAGACAAGCACTACGATGGCACTATTTTTCACCGCGTCATTCCCAATTTCATGATCCAAGGGGGTGGCTATGACGCGCAATACAAAGAGCGCAACACCCGAGCGCCCGTGCAACACGAAGGCCGTCAAGCATTTGTGGCCGGTTTGAAAAATCAAACCGGTTACTTGGCCATGGCACGTACCAACGACCCTCACTCGGCCACAGCCCAGTTTTTCATCAACACGGTCGACAATGCATTCTTAGACCCAACGCCCATTCCGGACGGCGACCCTGTGAAGCGTTTTGAATACCGCGGTCAGGTCTATGAAAACGTGCCTCGCGAGAACTTGCTCAATGCCCTACAACTTTTCGGTTATACGGTTTTTGGCAAAGTCACCTCTGGCATGGATGTTGTGAATAAAATCAGAACAACCCCGACGGGCATGGGCGGACCTTTCAGAACAGACGTTCCCAAATCCCCTGTCACTATTCTTTCAATCACTTTGGTGCAATAA
- a CDS encoding peptidylprolyl isomerase has translation MSNPQVELHIAGKGVILIELDAEKAPLSTENFLHYVNKGHYDNTIFHRVIPGFMIQGGGFEPNMEQKHSDAAIQNEANNGLKNKKYTLAMARTQAPHSATAQFFINTADNEFLNHTAPSLQGWGYAVFGHVVSGTEIVDAIEGVKTGRNGFHDDVPKEAVIIEKAVAL, from the coding sequence ATGAGCAATCCTCAAGTCGAACTCCACATCGCCGGCAAAGGCGTCATCCTCATTGAACTCGATGCCGAAAAAGCACCCTTGAGCACTGAGAATTTTTTGCACTACGTGAACAAAGGTCATTACGACAACACCATTTTTCACCGCGTCATTCCAGGCTTCATGATTCAAGGCGGTGGCTTTGAACCCAACATGGAACAAAAGCATTCTGATGCTGCTATTCAAAATGAAGCCAACAATGGTTTGAAAAACAAGAAGTACACCTTGGCCATGGCGCGCACACAAGCGCCTCATTCAGCCACTGCCCAGTTTTTCATCAACACGGCTGACAATGAATTTTTGAACCACACAGCACCTTCCTTGCAAGGCTGGGGTTACGCCGTGTTTGGCCACGTGGTGTCGGGCACCGAGATTGTGGATGCCATCGAAGGCGTCAAAACAGGTCGCAATGGTTTCCACGACGACGTGCCCAAAGAAGCTGTGATCATTGAAAAGGCTGTGGCGCTTTAA